From one Solanum lycopersicum chromosome 12, SLM_r2.1 genomic stretch:
- the VPE5 gene encoding vacuolar processing enzyme VPE5 isoform X1, producing the protein MVHVAGVFILVGIAVLAAVEGRNVLKLPSEASRFFDDADDSVGTRWAVLLAGSNGYWNYRHQADVCHAYQLLRKGGLKDENIIVFMYDDIAHHEENPRPGVIINSPAGEDVYEGVPKDYTGDDVNVHNFLAVLLGNKTALTGGSGKVVNSGPNDHIFIFYSDHGGPGVLGMPTNPYLYADDLIAVLKKKHAAGTYKSLVLYIEACESGSIFEGLLPNGLNIYATTASNAEESSWGTYCPGEYPSPPPEYETCLGDLYAVSWMEDSEMHNLRTENLRQQYHLVKKRTANGNTAYGSHVMQFGDLQLSMESLFRFMGTNPANDNYTYVDDNSLLASSKAVNQRDADLLHFWDKFRKAPEGSARKVEAQKQFTEAMSHRMHLDERIALVGKLLFGIQKGPEVLKHVRSAGQPLVDDWACLKSFVRTFESHCGSLSQYGMKHMRSIANICNAGIQMEQMVEASAQACPSIPSNIWSSLHRGFSA; encoded by the exons ATGGTTCACGTCGCCGGAGTTTTCATCCTCGTCGGAATCGCCGTGCTTGCCGCCGTCGAAGGACGTAATGTTTTGAAACTTCCGTCGGAAGCTTCCAGATTCTTCGATGACGCAGATGACTCTGTTGGAACCAGATGGGCCGTCCTTCTCGCCGGATCAAATGGTTATTGGAATTATAGACATCAG GCTGATGTATGCCATGCGTATCAGCTATTGAGAAAAGGTGGTCTCaaagatgaaaatattattgTCTTCATGTATGATGACATTGCTCACCATGAAGAGAACCCAAGACCAGGAGTTATTATTAATAGTCCTGCCGGTGAGGATGTTTACGAAGGAGTTCCTAAG GATTACACGGGAGATGATGTTAATGTGCACAACTTTTTAGCTGTTCTCCTTGGTAACAAAACTGCTCTTACTGGAGGTAGCGGAAAGGTGGTGAATAGTGGTCCAAATgatcatattttcatattctaTAGTGATCATGGTGGCCCTGGCGTGCTTG GGATGCCTACCAATCCTTATCTATATGCCGATGATCTAATTGCTGTGTTGAAAAAGAAGCATGCCGCTGGGACATATAAAAGCTTG GTATTGTACATTGAAGCTTGCGAGTCTGGAAGTATATTTGAGGGACTTCTTCCTAATGGTCTAAATATTTATGCCACAACAGCTTCAAATGCTGAAGAAAGCAGCTGGGGAACCTATTGTCCTGGAGAATATCCTAGTCCTCCTCCTGAATATGAGACTTGCTTGGGTGATTTGTATGCTGTTTCCTGGATGGAGGACAG TGAAATGCACAACTTGCGGACTGAAAATTTGAGGCAGCAGTATCACTTG GTCAAAAAGAGAACTGCAAATGGAAATACTGCCTATGGTTCCCATGTCATGCAATTTGGTGATCTACAACTGAGTATGGAGTCTCTATTCAGGTTTATGGGTACAAATCCTGCAAATGATAACTACACTTATGTAGATGACAATTCCTTGTTGGCATCATCAAAGGCTGTCAACCAGCGTGATGCAGATCTTTTACATTTCTGGGACAAG TTCCGCAAGGCTCCTGAAGGCTCTGCTCGGAAAGTTGAAGCTCAGAAACAATTCACTGAAGCTATGTCACACAGAATGCACCTAGATGAACGCATTGCCCTTGTTGGTAAGCTTCTGTTTGGAATTCAAAAAGGTCCTGAGGTGCTGAAGCATGTTCGATCTGCGGGTCAGCCTCTTGTTGATGATTGGGCCTGCCTTAAATCTTTT GTAAGAACATTTGAGTCGCACTGCGGATCGTTATCCCAATATGGAATGAAACACATGCGTTCCATTGCCAATATCTGCAATGCTGGAATTCAGATGGAGCAGATGGTGGAGGCATCAGCACAAGCTTGTCCTAGCATCCCTTCCAATATTTGGAGTTCCCTCCACAGGGGCTTTAGTGCGTAA
- the LOC101267881 gene encoding uncharacterized protein, translating to MEGVEGQGSGPPAASGYTLQPTRLASEDILFCVDVDNESLVEMKVAAAGGRPYTRLDSIKQAILLFVNAKLTINPDHRFAFAALGKSASWVRKEFTSDIDSVVSACRGIAVDSPCGHADLTQLFRVAAHEAKKTRAQNRILRVVLLYCRSSIPPQHQWPATQKLFTLDVVYLHDKPGPDNCPQKVYDALVEALEHVSEYEGYIFESGQGLTRVLFRHMCTLLSHPQQRCVQDDLDIPKSLTKKSATSDSAPTDENAVVVSSQ from the exons ATGGAAGGAGTAGAAGGACAAGGTTCAGGGCCACCGGCGGCGAGTGGTTACACTCTACAACCAACTCGATTAGCAAGCGAAGACATACTGTTCTGTGTAGATGTGGACAACGAATCACTTGTTGAAATGAAGGTTGCGGCTGCCGGCGGCAGACCTTACACCAGGTTGGACTCAATTAAGCAGGCAATCCTTCTATTCGTCAATGCAAAGCTCACTATTAATCCAGATCACCGTTTTGCTTTTGCTGCTCTTGGCAAATCTGCCTCttgg GTTCGTAAAGAGTTTACTAGTGACATTGACTCAGTAGTTTCTGCATGCCGGGGTATTGCAGTAGATTCACCTTGTGGCCATGCAGACCTTACTCAACTATTTCGAGTGGCAGCTCATGAAGCAAAAAAGACACGTGCACAAAATCGGATACTCAGGGTG GTACTTCTATATTGTAGGTCATCTATACCACCACAGCATCAATGGCCTGCTACCCAAAAGCTCTTCACTTTGGATGTAGTTTACCTTCATGACAAACCTGGACCTGACAATTGCCCTCAAAAGGTTTATGATGCCCTTGTCGAAGCCCTGGAACATGTCAGTGAATACGAGGGTTACATATTTGAGAGTGGTCAGGGGCTTACTCGTGTCCTATTCCGTCATATGTGTACACTTCTTTCCCACCCTCAGCAACGTTGCGTGCAAGATGACCTTGACATTCCCAAGTCCCTTACAAAGAAGTCAGCTACCTCTGACTCGGCACCAACTGATGAAAATGCTGTTGTTGTCTCTAGCCAATGA
- the LOC101267301 gene encoding serine hydroxymethyltransferase 3, chloroplastic-like, translated as MEACSRAAVMGSSLQQPVWVKGSAFPLKGEVKLNGVRLWFVKPCKASQLDGSLVSGRPPSSVSVPIPEMGGAGNNFVDYGLGEADPEVRGIIDKEKERQFRSLELIASENFTSRAVMEAVGSCLTNKYSEGLPGKRYYGGNEYIDELEILCQERALAAFNLDGKQWGVNVQPLSGSPANFEVYTAVLNPHDRIMGLDLPHGGHLSHGFMTPKRRVSGTSIYFESMPYRLDESSGLVDYDMLEKTATLFRPKLIIAGASAYPRDFDYPRMRKIADAVGAFLMMDMAHISGLVAASVVANPFEYCDIVTTTTHKSLRGPRGGMIFFKKDPVLGVDLESAINNAVFPGLQGGPHNHTIGGLAVCLKHAKSPDFKAYQNKVVSNCRALASRLTELGYKLVSGGTDNHLVLVDLRPLGTDGARVEKILDMASITLNKNSVAGDKSALVPGGIRIGSPAMTTRGFSEKEFVTVADLINEGVQITLEAKNLVSGSKLQDFMKFVTSPEFPLIDKVLDLQRRVEALTIQYPLPGL; from the exons ATGGAGGCTTGTAGCCGAGCTGCAGTGATGGGTTCTTCTCTTCAGCAACCTGTTTGGGTTAAGGGATCGGCTTTCCCTTTAAAGGGTGAAGTGAAACTTAATGGGGTCAGATTATGGTTTGTTAAGCCTTGCAAAGCCTCTCAACTTGATGGGAGCTTGGTTTCAGGAAGGCCTCCTTCTTCTGTTTCTGTTCCTATCCCAGAAATGGGAG GTGCTGGGAACAACTTTGTAGATTATGGATTGGGTGAAGCTGATCCTGAAGTCCGTGGTATTATTGACAAAGAGAAGGAACGCCAATTTCGTAGCTTAGAGCTTATTGCCTCTGAGAATTTCACATCTCGAGCAGTGATGGAGGCGGTGGGTTCTTGCCTTACAAACAAATACTCCGAAGGACTACCAGGCAAAAG ATATTATGGTGGAAACGAGTACATTGACGAGTTAGAAATACTCTGTCAAGAGAGGGCTTTGGCAGCCTTTAACTTAGATGGGAAACAGTGGGGTGTCAATGTTCAACCCCTATCTGGTTCTCCAGCAAATTTTGAAGTCTACACAGCAGTTCTCAATCCACATGACCGGATTATG GGATTGGACTTGCCTCATGGGGGTCATTTGTCCCATGGATTCATGACTCCTAAAAGACGAGTTTCAGGCACATCTATTTACTTTGAGTCCATGCCTTACCGCCTTGATGAATCTTCAG GACTTGTTGATTATGACATGCTTGAGAAAACTGCAACCCTTTTTCGGCCAAAACTTATTATTGCTGGTGCTAGTGCATATCCACGAGATTTTGATTATCCTCGCATGAGAAAg ATAGCAGATGCTGTTGGAGCCTTTCTCATGATGGATATGGCTCACATTAGTGGGCTTGTTGCCGCCTCTGTAGTTGCTAATCCATTTGAATACTGTGACATTGTTACCACAACAACTCACAAG TCTCTAAGAGGTCCTAGAGGAGGAatgatcttcttcaagaaagATCCTGTCCTAGGCGTTGATTTGGAATCTGCCATCAACAATGCTGTTTTTCCTGGCTTGCAG GGTGGtccacacaatcacacaattgGAGGACTAGCTGTTTGCTTGAAGCATGCCAAATCACCTGATTTCAAGGCTTATCAGAACAAG GTGGTCTCTAACTGTAGAGCTCTTGCAAGCCGGTTAACGGAGTTGGGGTACAAGCTGGTCTCTGGAGGAACTGACAATCATTTGGTCCTAGTTGATCTTAGGCCCTTG GGTACTGATGGTGCTAGAGTGGAGAAAATACTTGACATGGCATCAATCACGCTCAATAAGAATTCAGTAGCCG GTGATAAAAGTGCACTAGTGCCTGGTGGTATACGCATAGGCTCACCTGCAATGACAACTCGAGGTTTCTCAGAGAAGGAATTTGTAACCGTTGCAGACCTTATTAACGAGGGTGTGCAGATAACTCTTGAGGCCAAGAACTTAGTCTCTGGTTCTAAACTCCAAGACTTCATGAAGTTTGTTACTTCACCGGAGTTTCCTTTGATCGATAAGGTGCTGGATCTACAAAGAAGAGTTGAAGCTTTGACAATCCAATATCCATTGCCTGGCTTGTGA
- the LOC104645216 gene encoding uncharacterized protein C6G9.01c, which produces MPKKSNSKKPKPVEVAAAAVVEKEKPVSSSKPKKPGSEIDDIFAGKKRKKPELQEKSSGVAVTEPKKAKKSKENSGRIPKDNVLSEPPRRSRKKTADGFTLYTEEELGIGRSNAGGTSLCPFDCDCCF; this is translated from the coding sequence ATGCCAAAAAAGAGTAATTCGAAGAAGCCTAAACCAGTGGAAGTAGCAGCAGCTGCTGTTGTAGAAAAGGAGAAACCAGTTTCTTCGTCTAAACCCAAAAAGCCCGGCAGTGAAATCGACGATATATTTGCCggaaaaaagaggaagaaacCGGAATTACAAGAAAAATCAAGCGGAGTTGCTGTTACAGAGCCGAAAAAGGCGAAGAAAAGCAAGGAAAATAGTGGTAGGATTCCGAAAGATAATGTGTTATCTGAGCCACCACGTCGGTCGAGGAAGAAAACGGCAGATGGGTTTACTTTATACACAGAAGAGGAGTTGGGTATTGGGAGGTCTAATGCTGGAGGTACTTCACTTTGCCCTTTTGATTGTGACTGTTGTTTTTag